In the Passer domesticus isolate bPasDom1 chromosome 4, bPasDom1.hap1, whole genome shotgun sequence genome, one interval contains:
- the LOC135299824 gene encoding LOW QUALITY PROTEIN: serine/threonine-protein kinase pim-1-like (The sequence of the model RefSeq protein was modified relative to this genomic sequence to represent the inferred CDS: inserted 1 base in 1 codon), protein MPPCPPPAVPLPSRLSPALAVLALALLGGDQCLGQGRHRRHLAPPGPSPAPAPAPAPTWAPVPTLAPAPAPPGPRGGHRRRGRSRRLRRGLPGPSSAARQRGRRGKAQEALQERYRLGSLLGRGGFGGVCSATRLSDGAPVAIKRVPRDRIRHWSELPDGTSAPLEIVLLAKVSCGCAGVIQLLEWLELPDSFLMVLEHPEQCQELSDFLAEQCQELSVFLAERRFLPEEEARGLFRQVLEAVRHCSSCGVLXRDIKPENILLDLASGQLKLIDFGCGAFLQDTAYTQFAGTLAYSPPEWTQHQSYHSEAATIWSLGLLLYQLVVGKHPFRRGQEMIWGRILFPPRLSQECQDVIKSCLSMQPSDRPSLEELFCHPWMQGAPRP, encoded by the exons atgcccccgtgcccgcccccggccgtcccgctGCCGTCTcgcctcagcccggctctggccgtgctggcgctggcgctgctgggcggggatcagtgcctggggcaggggcggcatcgccggcatttggctccgcctggcccgagcccggccccggccccggccccggccccgacgtGGGCTCCAGTCCCGACgctggccccggccccggctcctcccgggccccgcggaggacacaggcggcgcggccgctcccgccgcctccgccgcggcttgcccggcccgagctccgccgctcggcagcgcggccgccGGG ggaaggcgcaggaggccctgcaggagcgctaccgcctgggttccctgctggggcgcGGAGGATTCGGCGGCGTCTGCTCAgcgacgcggctctcggacggcgccccg gtggccatcaaacgCGTGCCGCGGGATCGCATCCGgcactggagcgagctg cccgacggcaccagcgcgcccctggagatcgtgctgctggccaaggtgtcctgtgggtgtgctggtgtcattcagctcctggagtggcttgagctccccgacAGCttcttgatggtgctggagcatccagagcagtgccaggagctgtcGGATTTCCTGGCggagcagtgccaggagctgtcGGTTTTCCTGGCGGAGCGGAGGTTCCtgccggaggaggaggcgcgggggctgttccgccaggtgctggaggccgtgcggcactgcagcagctgcggggtcc acAGGGACATCAAGCCCGAGAACATCCTGCTCGACCTGGCCAGCGGGCAGCTGAAACTGATCGACTTTGGCTGTGGCGCTTTCctccaagacacagcctacacccagtttgcag GAACCCTGGCCTACAGCCCACCAGAGTGGACCCAGCACCAAAGCTACCACAGCGAGGCAGCGACGATCTGGTCCCTGGGCCTCCTGCTGTACCAGCTGGTCGTGGGGAAGCACCCGTTCAGGAGGGGCCAGGAGATGATCTGGGGGCGCATCTTGTTCCCACCACGGCTCTCTCAag AGTGCCAAGATGTCATTAAGAGCTGTTTGTCCATGCAACCCTCGGACAGGCCATCATTAGAAGAGCTTTTCTgccatccttggatgcagggtgctcctcgTCCCTAG